The following are from one region of the Methanomassiliicoccales archaeon genome:
- a CDS encoding DNA-directed RNA polymerase subunit N, with the protein MIIPVRCFTCGKVIASSYQTYIKRVQLGEDPKEVLDDLGLKRYCCRRMIIAHSDLVEEIIPLG; encoded by the coding sequence ATGATCATACCAGTAAGATGCTTCACATGCGGGAAAGTCATCGCGAGTTCCTACCAGACCTACATCAAGAGGGTCCAGCTAGGAGAGGATCCCAAGGAGGTCCTGGACGATCTCGGATTAAAGCGCTACTGCTGCCGCCGTATGATAATCGCCCATTCGGACCTGGTCGAAGAGATCATTCCGCTTGGCTAA
- a CDS encoding 30S ribosomal protein S9, whose amino-acid sequence MAEVINTSGKRKTAVARAVIAEGSGKIRVNSVPIEAYVPELAKLKIMEPVTLAPEMFSKVDITVSVQGGGVMGQAEATRTAIAKALIEFFKDETLEKAFKQYDRSLLISDIRRKLPKKPLGRGARKKRQKSYR is encoded by the coding sequence ATGGCTGAGGTTATTAACACCAGTGGAAAGAGGAAGACGGCGGTCGCACGGGCGGTTATTGCCGAGGGATCGGGAAAGATCCGCGTCAACAGTGTCCCGATCGAGGCGTACGTTCCGGAACTGGCCAAGCTCAAGATCATGGAACCGGTCACCCTGGCTCCAGAAATGTTCTCGAAGGTCGACATCACTGTCAGCGTACAAGGCGGCGGCGTTATGGGACAGGCGGAGGCCACAAGGACCGCAATCGCTAAAGCTTTGATCGAGTTCTTTAAGGATGAGACGCTCGAGAAGGCGTTCAAGCAGTACGACCGTTCGCTGCTCATCAGCGACATCAGGCGTAAACTGCCGAAGAAGCCGCTCGGACGTGGCGCCAGGAAGAAGAGACAGAAATCGTACAGGTGA
- a CDS encoding 50S ribosomal protein L13, with translation MIVIDATGHVAGRLATAVAKKLLQGETVIVVNAEKAIVSGDRWTVLEHYEVKRYKGDVRSGPFFPRRADLILKRTVRGMLPYDHTCGRDAYHRLKCYVGVPKEFADIKAEKVEAAMRLTSNRFVTISEIAGHMGSKVK, from the coding sequence ATGATCGTTATCGATGCAACTGGACACGTCGCCGGAAGACTCGCCACCGCAGTGGCCAAGAAGCTTCTCCAGGGCGAGACCGTTATTGTCGTCAATGCCGAGAAGGCGATCGTCAGCGGAGACCGCTGGACGGTCCTTGAGCATTACGAGGTCAAGAGGTACAAGGGAGACGTCCGCAGCGGACCGTTCTTCCCCCGCCGCGCAGACCTCATCCTGAAGCGCACCGTAAGGGGCATGCTTCCGTACGATCACACCTGTGGAAGGGATGCCTACCACCGGTTGAAGTGCTATGTGGGCGTACCGAAGGAGTTTGCAGACATCAAGGCCGAGAAGGTCGAGGCCGCAATGCGCCTAACCTCTAACAGGTTCGTTACGATCAGCGAGATCGCCGGTCATATGGGTTCGAAGGTGAAGTGA
- a CDS encoding 50S ribosomal protein L18e has product MTFNKKTDPNLLVLIDSLKTETRTNGAEIWRDIALRLEKSKQNWAEVNLSKLERNAAENDVIVVPGKVLGSGSLSKKLTVAAYDFSESAKKKIAEAGGKHLTIPEMVKDHPDGAGIRIMR; this is encoded by the coding sequence TTGACATTTAACAAAAAGACTGATCCGAACCTATTGGTGCTCATCGACTCGCTTAAGACCGAGACGAGGACCAATGGTGCGGAGATCTGGCGAGACATTGCTCTAAGACTGGAGAAGTCCAAACAGAATTGGGCCGAGGTCAATCTGAGCAAGCTTGAACGAAACGCCGCCGAGAACGACGTCATCGTCGTACCGGGTAAGGTGTTGGGATCTGGCAGCCTGAGCAAGAAGCTCACCGTTGCAGCGTACGATTTCTCCGAGTCCGCGAAGAAGAAGATCGCGGAGGCCGGCGGGAAGCACTTGACCATCCCCGAGATGGTAAAGGACCACCCGGACGGCGCCGGAATAAGGATAATGAGGTGA
- a CDS encoding DUF4011 domain-containing protein, with protein MTENGNSLVAKKMDHWRSRLIDLSLRNRLLNFKLTKSSTVQFIEPSMEALFDFIAKKNKPMAVICPEIRDDMDASEEGARECLLRDRLHVLPGQVLPSTLNPNTEKVLYTTRLKARTFMQEQGVNVLYVTFGILRWKEKEGDDRLISSPLVLVPVQLGKKPFKPYMLVRFGDEAVLNPSLVLKMSTDQGIDLPAIPDDVDDFDIEAYLKLVEQSVAKKAGWSVARESYLGIFSFTKLAMYEDLKTNEDVATAHPIVRALAGDPSLLPPTPKDLPTAESLDELVKPIDSHLVLDADSSQGEAIEAIRRGANLVLQGPPGTGKSQTIANVIAECMWAGKTVLFVSEKMAALEVVKKRLDICRLGDFCLELHSNTPNKGDVIISLGRPLDGNERVKEPDLTDLERVASTRDRLNAYVHFLHMKMGAMGLTPFNAYGRLAELYEVPDLPFKMNDPFDLERKQVDAMESSLERLAGRKDVLSVRATHPWHDVEPLSMDMGKQQEFLHSLETLVSAIDDTLPKMTRLAERAHIGVPRSLNECRRTINMASMIVSTPFPLKNWMEPRLIDDLINKAESERTAFRSMESSRKHLLGKYDNEFLEHDEAHFSRKFEEVYDSPLRSMSSDYRTDMKVLSMHLLSQHKLEYEEALNDIKELKTFQDSRRMLNSSVADDYKTFGKYFDGPGTDWEALISSLRWTKELMQRAGADLNEGLVELVCANPEGIEEISKSLDKSISSLDALISACQVPGQYLRGNQLGIGDGPLESAPMTDVRNFVSAHLDARDRLREWVELRDAEEQVSANGLGSMLDLVVRDSADAAKLVPMFRKRFFTLWIDSCRRRVPLLAGFNSAEHAALIEEFRKLDQTQLLLARKRLAFELRQRVEKMKTADPASPVRMQESMLRKEMAKKSKQMAVRKLLSDIPDLLPLLKPCVMMSPLSACQFVDPRKVHFDVVIFDEASQICPEDAVGSVMRGKQLVVVGDSKQLPPTRFFEKIEGDDDTEVQDLESILDECATIGLPQKMLLWHYRSRNESLIAFSNAYYYDNRLYTFPSADLPGPTSGIEFVHVPEGVYDRGGKRENKMEAKKVADLVFEQFKAHPEMSLGVVAFSEEQQLAILEVVEYMKKLRPEFQQYFDEGQEESFFVKNLENVQGDERDVMFFSVGYGKDQDGKLVMNFGPLNMEGGHRRLNVAITRARRHVKLISSMQPEEIDPSSSSKGVLLLRRYMEFARSRGERGALGCDTRHEDEGERPLEDSIFNALTKMGLTLHRSVGCSGYRLDMAVMDPEKNQKHILGIECDGLNYASGRTARDRERLRGEVLQGLGWNMHRVWSRDWVEDRNRELRKIEALVERYRSR; from the coding sequence GTGACCGAGAATGGCAATTCATTGGTGGCCAAAAAAATGGACCACTGGAGGTCGCGGCTCATCGATCTGAGCCTTCGGAACCGCCTGTTGAACTTCAAGCTCACAAAATCCTCGACCGTTCAGTTCATAGAACCATCGATGGAGGCACTCTTTGATTTCATTGCCAAGAAGAACAAGCCCATGGCGGTCATCTGCCCCGAGATCAGGGACGACATGGACGCTTCGGAGGAGGGCGCGAGGGAGTGCTTGCTGAGGGACCGGCTGCATGTGCTCCCAGGACAGGTTCTGCCTTCGACGCTTAACCCGAACACCGAGAAAGTTCTCTACACCACTCGCCTCAAGGCGAGGACCTTCATGCAGGAACAGGGGGTCAATGTGTTATACGTCACCTTCGGCATCCTCCGTTGGAAGGAAAAGGAAGGGGATGACCGGCTGATCTCCTCCCCGCTCGTGCTCGTTCCAGTGCAGCTGGGCAAGAAACCGTTCAAACCTTATATGCTGGTCCGTTTCGGGGACGAGGCGGTGCTGAATCCTTCCTTGGTCCTGAAGATGAGCACGGACCAGGGCATCGACCTACCCGCCATTCCGGACGATGTGGACGATTTCGATATCGAAGCCTATCTTAAGCTGGTCGAGCAGTCGGTTGCCAAAAAGGCCGGCTGGAGCGTAGCCAGGGAATCTTACCTGGGCATATTCTCGTTCACCAAACTGGCCATGTACGAGGACCTGAAGACCAACGAGGACGTGGCCACAGCCCACCCGATAGTACGGGCCTTGGCCGGCGATCCCAGCCTTCTGCCGCCGACACCCAAGGACCTGCCCACCGCCGAAAGCCTGGACGAGCTGGTGAAGCCCATCGATTCCCATTTGGTGCTGGACGCCGATTCCAGCCAGGGAGAGGCCATCGAGGCCATCCGCCGGGGTGCGAACCTGGTCCTCCAGGGGCCGCCTGGGACCGGGAAGAGCCAGACCATCGCCAACGTGATCGCGGAATGCATGTGGGCGGGCAAGACGGTCCTGTTCGTCAGCGAAAAGATGGCCGCGCTGGAAGTTGTCAAGAAGCGTCTGGATATATGCCGTCTGGGCGACTTTTGCCTAGAACTGCACAGCAACACGCCCAACAAGGGCGATGTGATCATCTCGCTAGGACGGCCATTGGACGGCAACGAGAGGGTCAAGGAACCGGACCTGACCGACCTTGAGAGGGTGGCATCGACCAGGGACCGGCTGAACGCATACGTGCATTTCCTGCACATGAAGATGGGAGCAATGGGGCTCACGCCTTTCAATGCCTATGGGCGCCTGGCGGAGCTCTATGAAGTGCCTGATCTGCCCTTCAAGATGAACGACCCCTTTGATCTGGAACGGAAACAGGTGGACGCAATGGAGTCGAGCCTGGAACGACTGGCCGGAAGGAAGGACGTTCTCTCCGTTCGAGCCACACACCCCTGGCACGACGTCGAACCGCTGTCCATGGACATGGGCAAACAGCAGGAGTTCCTGCATTCGCTGGAAACGCTGGTCAGCGCCATCGATGACACTTTGCCGAAAATGACCAGACTGGCCGAAAGGGCCCATATCGGCGTCCCGAGGTCACTGAACGAATGCAGGCGCACTATAAACATGGCCAGCATGATCGTCTCCACTCCATTCCCATTGAAGAACTGGATGGAGCCCCGGCTAATCGATGACCTGATCAACAAGGCGGAGAGCGAAAGGACCGCCTTCCGCTCCATGGAATCCTCCAGAAAACATCTCCTGGGCAAGTATGATAACGAGTTCCTTGAACATGACGAGGCGCATTTCAGCCGGAAGTTCGAAGAGGTGTACGATAGCCCGTTGAGATCGATGAGCTCCGACTACCGCACAGATATGAAGGTCCTCTCCATGCATCTCCTTAGCCAGCACAAGCTGGAATACGAGGAGGCGCTGAACGACATCAAGGAGCTCAAGACATTCCAGGATTCGCGAAGAATGCTCAATTCATCGGTCGCCGATGACTACAAGACCTTCGGCAAGTACTTTGACGGGCCGGGTACGGATTGGGAAGCGCTCATTTCCTCACTGCGATGGACGAAGGAGCTGATGCAGAGGGCGGGAGCCGACCTTAATGAGGGGCTTGTAGAGCTGGTGTGTGCGAATCCCGAAGGGATAGAGGAGATCAGCAAGAGCCTGGACAAGTCCATATCATCATTGGACGCCCTCATATCCGCCTGCCAGGTGCCTGGCCAATACCTTCGTGGCAATCAGCTCGGGATCGGTGACGGTCCGCTGGAATCGGCGCCGATGACCGATGTACGGAACTTCGTCTCGGCACATCTGGACGCCCGGGACCGGCTCAGGGAGTGGGTGGAGCTCAGGGATGCCGAGGAACAGGTGAGCGCCAATGGACTGGGCTCAATGCTGGACCTTGTTGTGAGGGATTCAGCGGACGCGGCCAAGCTGGTGCCGATGTTCCGCAAACGGTTCTTCACCCTGTGGATCGACTCCTGCCGCAGACGCGTCCCCCTGTTGGCCGGTTTCAACAGCGCCGAGCATGCTGCGCTCATCGAGGAATTCCGCAAGCTGGATCAGACTCAGTTGCTGCTTGCGCGGAAGAGATTGGCGTTCGAGCTGAGGCAGCGCGTGGAAAAGATGAAGACCGCAGACCCGGCGAGCCCGGTACGGATGCAGGAGTCCATGCTGCGGAAGGAGATGGCCAAGAAATCGAAGCAGATGGCCGTTCGGAAGCTGCTGTCGGACATACCCGATCTCCTGCCACTGCTCAAACCCTGCGTTATGATGTCGCCGCTCTCCGCCTGCCAGTTCGTCGACCCCAGGAAGGTGCACTTCGATGTGGTGATCTTCGATGAGGCGTCGCAGATCTGTCCTGAGGATGCCGTCGGCAGCGTGATGCGCGGGAAACAGCTGGTGGTCGTCGGGGATAGCAAGCAGTTGCCCCCGACCCGATTCTTCGAGAAGATAGAGGGCGACGACGACACCGAGGTCCAGGACCTGGAAAGCATACTGGACGAGTGTGCGACCATCGGCCTGCCCCAGAAGATGCTGCTCTGGCACTACCGATCCCGGAACGAATCGCTGATCGCCTTCTCCAACGCCTACTATTATGATAACCGTCTTTACACATTCCCGTCGGCAGACCTCCCGGGCCCCACCAGCGGCATCGAGTTCGTGCATGTGCCGGAAGGCGTCTACGATAGGGGCGGCAAGCGGGAGAACAAGATGGAGGCGAAGAAGGTCGCCGACCTGGTCTTCGAACAGTTCAAGGCCCATCCGGAGATGTCCCTGGGGGTCGTGGCGTTCAGTGAGGAGCAGCAGCTGGCCATCCTCGAGGTCGTCGAGTACATGAAGAAGCTGAGACCGGAGTTCCAGCAGTACTTCGACGAAGGCCAGGAGGAATCATTCTTCGTCAAGAACCTGGAGAACGTCCAAGGTGACGAGAGGGACGTCATGTTCTTCAGCGTCGGATACGGAAAAGACCAGGACGGTAAGCTGGTCATGAACTTCGGACCGTTGAACATGGAGGGAGGGCATCGGCGGCTGAATGTTGCCATCACCCGGGCCCGGCGGCACGTCAAGCTGATATCGTCGATGCAGCCCGAGGAGATCGATCCCAGCTCTTCATCCAAGGGCGTCCTGCTCCTGCGCCGATACATGGAATTCGCCCGGAGCCGGGGGGAAAGGGGTGCGCTGGGCTGTGACACCCGTCATGAAGATGAAGGAGAGAGGCCTCTGGAGGACTCGATCTTCAACGCGCTGACCAAGATGGGGCTTACCCTGCACCGCAGCGTGGGATGCTCCGGCTACCGGCTGGACATGGCCGTGATGGACCCAGAGAAGAACCAAAAGCATATACTGGGGATCGAATGTGACGGCCTCAACTACGCCTCCGGACGGACGGCCCGGGACCGGGAACGTTTGCGGGGCGAGGTCCTGCAGGGCCTGGGCTGGAACATGCACCGGGTCTGGTCGAGGGACTGGGTGGAGGACAGGAACCGAGAACTGCGCAAGATAGAGGCGCTGGTCGAACGCTATCGCTCCCGGTAA
- a CDS encoding TIM barrel protein — MVRVNVVERNPDDEEVGMTPLEIASDVVVEIVRHKGKKDTIIADLDEKIKADDTLITLASGLVQNFQELITLGHMGAELDVQLSMHTPYYMDLTSDNELTQKSIDSIRWAGMLTNQMKGNMVISHLGLYGNMSKKEAVETITGNVTTIMEWWEKNEIKPILGFETSGRQEVFGSVEELMDLCDSVDGIVPVINFAHVHARQNGTLREPQDFSELFDKVRSQVKGHYYTHFSGVEHEAGNEKRVTPIKKGDLRFEPLAEFLVEENPECTIISSSPLLEHDAMYMKVIYERILTKKVSKETKVKKPEKSEKGEKPEKAEKAPKHVKDAKGRSPRVETDEDDLEDDYD; from the coding sequence ATGGTCAGAGTAAACGTTGTGGAAAGGAATCCCGACGACGAAGAGGTCGGCATGACCCCGCTGGAAATTGCCAGCGATGTCGTGGTCGAGATCGTCCGGCACAAGGGCAAGAAGGACACCATAATCGCCGACCTGGATGAGAAGATCAAGGCTGACGATACACTAATCACGCTGGCCTCCGGTCTGGTCCAGAATTTCCAGGAGCTCATCACCCTCGGGCATATGGGGGCGGAGCTAGACGTCCAATTGTCCATGCACACTCCCTATTACATGGACCTAACGAGCGACAACGAGCTCACCCAGAAGAGCATCGACAGCATACGCTGGGCGGGAATGCTCACCAACCAGATGAAAGGGAACATGGTCATATCCCACCTGGGCCTGTACGGCAACATGTCAAAGAAGGAGGCCGTGGAGACCATCACCGGCAACGTGACCACGATCATGGAGTGGTGGGAGAAGAACGAGATAAAGCCGATCCTCGGTTTCGAGACCTCCGGAAGGCAGGAAGTGTTCGGTTCCGTGGAGGAGCTCATGGACCTGTGCGACAGCGTCGACGGGATCGTCCCGGTCATCAACTTCGCCCACGTCCATGCCAGGCAGAACGGCACCCTCAGAGAGCCTCAGGACTTCAGCGAACTGTTCGATAAGGTCAGGTCCCAAGTGAAGGGACACTATTACACTCATTTCTCTGGCGTGGAGCATGAGGCGGGCAACGAGAAGCGGGTCACCCCGATCAAGAAGGGCGATCTCCGGTTCGAACCGCTCGCCGAATTCCTGGTGGAGGAGAACCCGGAATGTACCATCATCTCCAGCTCTCCGCTGCTCGAGCACGACGCCATGTACATGAAGGTCATCTACGAGCGTATTCTGACGAAGAAGGTCTCAAAGGAGACCAAGGTCAAGAAACCGGAGAAGTCCGAGAAGGGGGAAAAGCCGGAGAAGGCTGAGAAGGCCCCCAAGCATGTCAAGGACGCCAAGGGTCGCTCCCCCCGGGTCGAGACCGACGAAGACGACCTGGAAGATGATTACGATTGA
- the hxlB gene encoding 6-phospho-3-hexuloisomerase, which translates to MKEASAYILKEVQEALDKVDHTKVAEVIDMILSSKKIFIYGVGRSGLVGKSFAVRLVQLGMDVHFVGDMTTPIVEQDDLVILISNTGETMSAVQTANIVGRIGSRIVSVTSSSHSKLGSISDVVLEITQNKDEQRKRLAPLGTIFEVSTSILLDSLVPVLMQRLSQTESSMRKRHAIWV; encoded by the coding sequence TTGAAGGAAGCCTCAGCCTACATACTTAAAGAGGTCCAGGAGGCGCTGGACAAGGTCGACCACACGAAGGTGGCCGAGGTCATCGACATGATCCTTTCGTCGAAGAAGATATTCATCTACGGGGTCGGCAGGTCCGGTCTCGTGGGCAAGTCCTTCGCGGTCCGCCTGGTGCAGCTGGGCATGGACGTCCATTTCGTCGGTGACATGACCACTCCGATCGTGGAGCAGGACGACCTGGTCATCCTGATCTCGAACACCGGCGAGACCATGTCGGCGGTGCAGACGGCCAATATCGTCGGGCGCATCGGCTCCAGGATCGTATCGGTGACATCCTCCTCCCATTCCAAGCTCGGTTCCATTTCAGACGTGGTGCTGGAGATAACCCAGAACAAGGATGAGCAGAGAAAGAGGCTGGCGCCCCTGGGAACGATCTTTGAGGTCTCCACATCCATACTTCTCGATTCATTGGTCCCGGTGCTGATGCAACGCCTTTCCCAGACCGAATCGTCAATGAGGAAGAGGCACGCCATCTGGGTGTGA
- a CDS encoding ubiquitin-conjugating enzyme E2, which produces MPLPKDILISRLRNELTQCSKYLKTTMDTTDGKLEHYPVELDIELHNTPGPVRENGKIINRYNHRFRIIISSNYPFEKPAVIWKTPIFHPNIMAPEDGGHVCTKLLSEWSFNSTMLTFVKGIESLLIAPNGESPFGTSSCTEAAAFFNNGTRTLPIVTTTLPKVVRR; this is translated from the coding sequence ATGCCCTTGCCCAAGGACATCCTGATCTCCCGACTCCGCAATGAACTTACCCAATGCTCGAAATACCTGAAAACGACAATGGACACGACCGATGGGAAACTGGAACACTATCCCGTCGAGTTAGACATCGAACTTCACAACACGCCTGGTCCAGTTCGTGAGAACGGCAAGATCATCAACCGGTACAATCACAGGTTCCGTATCATAATCTCATCCAATTATCCCTTTGAGAAACCGGCCGTCATCTGGAAGACTCCTATCTTTCACCCCAACATCATGGCCCCGGAGGACGGGGGCCACGTATGCACAAAGCTGCTTAGCGAATGGAGCTTCAATTCCACCATGCTTACCTTCGTCAAGGGCATCGAGTCATTGCTCATTGCTCCCAACGGCGAAAGCCCCTTCGGTACCTCGAGCTGCACGGAGGCAGCGGCCTTCTTCAACAATGGGACCAGGACCCTGCCGATCGTCACGACCACCCTTCCCAAGGTGGTGAGGAGGTGA
- a CDS encoding ThiF family adenylyltransferase, whose translation MQDLRPGMFDQDRLERSRRITWLDMDRIAAMRCLVVGAGALGNEAVKDLVLSGFKHIELVDMDHVVRSNLNRCVFFREGDAERKLMKAEIVATRAAELDPSATIVPSIARVETYDVDRFRSFDLVFGCLDNIAARLHVNSHSYLARVPYIDGGTNGFRGKVQVVLPPLTPCLQCAMNRSHYRVMEKRFSCTGSDVSYFEPKMPAEITTTSVVAAIQVREALKLTSGRPEKCIKNVVFYDGLNGTDEQLEIDIDPACPMHQDP comes from the coding sequence ATGCAGGACCTGAGACCGGGGATGTTCGACCAGGACCGCCTGGAGCGCTCCCGAAGGATCACCTGGCTGGACATGGACCGGATAGCGGCCATGAGGTGTCTGGTCGTGGGGGCCGGGGCATTGGGCAACGAGGCGGTCAAGGACCTGGTGCTCTCTGGGTTCAAACACATCGAACTGGTCGACATGGACCATGTGGTCAGGTCCAACCTCAACCGCTGTGTCTTCTTCCGGGAAGGGGATGCGGAAAGGAAACTGATGAAAGCAGAGATCGTCGCGACCAGGGCAGCTGAGCTGGACCCCTCCGCCACCATCGTCCCGTCGATCGCCCGGGTGGAGACCTATGATGTGGACCGGTTCCGGTCCTTCGACCTGGTGTTCGGATGTTTGGACAACATCGCCGCTAGACTGCATGTCAACTCCCATTCATACCTGGCCCGTGTGCCTTACATCGACGGCGGAACGAACGGTTTCCGGGGAAAGGTTCAGGTGGTGCTCCCGCCGCTGACTCCGTGCCTCCAGTGTGCCATGAACCGCTCCCATTACCGGGTGATGGAAAAGAGGTTCAGCTGCACCGGGTCGGATGTCAGTTACTTCGAGCCGAAGATGCCCGCCGAGATCACCACGACAAGCGTGGTGGCGGCCATCCAAGTCAGAGAAGCCTTGAAATTGACGAGCGGCAGACCGGAGAAATGCATCAAGAACGTGGTTTTCTATGACGGACTGAATGGTACGGACGAACAGCTTGAGATCGACATAGACCCGGCCTGTCCGATGCATCAAGATCCGTGA
- a CDS encoding TerC family protein: MTDISTEWIIFLVSIFGLLALDLGVFNRKAHVIKPKEALLQAAFFISAAVVFNIWIYISMGSTSGLEFTTGYLMELMLSVDNLFVIILILSSFCVPSKDQHKVLFWGILGALVFRLAFIVVGVTLVESFSFVLYIFGAFLIYTGIKMVVKKEKESVEPEHNPMVKFFRRFMHVTKNYEGDKFFVRRPNSKGTRKIMWATPLFIALIVVETTDIVFAVDSIPAILGITTTTFIVFSSNAFAILGLRSLYFSLSHIMSLFCYLKYALAGILSFVGAKMLLADYVHIPVLGSLAVIVAILVVAIIASIMKNKRTAKSKAAAEETCEPCAALKQLERSEAEEGEGSCAAEGAEVNGATCPSLKELRDTEEKYHKDE; encoded by the coding sequence TTGACCGACATCAGCACGGAATGGATCATATTTCTAGTCAGCATCTTCGGACTTTTGGCACTGGACCTGGGGGTCTTCAACCGCAAGGCCCACGTCATCAAGCCGAAGGAAGCCCTCCTGCAGGCCGCCTTCTTCATCTCTGCGGCGGTCGTGTTCAACATCTGGATATACATATCGATGGGGTCGACCAGCGGCCTCGAATTCACCACTGGTTACCTGATGGAGCTGATGCTCAGCGTCGACAACCTGTTCGTCATCATCCTGATCCTTAGCTCGTTCTGCGTACCCTCGAAGGACCAGCACAAGGTCCTGTTCTGGGGCATACTGGGCGCATTGGTGTTCAGACTAGCGTTCATAGTGGTCGGTGTCACCCTGGTCGAGTCGTTCTCGTTCGTCCTCTACATCTTCGGGGCCTTCCTGATCTACACCGGGATCAAGATGGTGGTCAAGAAGGAGAAGGAGTCGGTCGAGCCAGAGCACAACCCCATGGTGAAGTTCTTCCGCAGGTTCATGCACGTGACCAAGAACTACGAAGGGGACAAGTTCTTTGTCAGGAGGCCCAACTCCAAGGGGACCAGGAAGATCATGTGGGCCACCCCGCTGTTCATCGCTCTCATCGTGGTCGAGACCACCGATATCGTGTTCGCGGTGGATTCGATACCGGCCATCCTGGGGATCACCACCACCACGTTCATCGTGTTCAGCTCCAACGCGTTCGCCATCCTCGGCCTGAGGTCATTGTACTTCTCGTTGTCGCACATCATGAGCCTCTTCTGCTACCTGAAGTACGCGCTCGCCGGCATCCTGTCCTTCGTCGGGGCGAAGATGCTCCTGGCCGACTACGTGCACATCCCGGTGCTGGGATCGCTGGCCGTCATAGTCGCGATCCTCGTTGTCGCGATCATCGCCTCGATCATGAAGAACAAACGCACCGCGAAAAGCAAGGCGGCTGCAGAGGAGACGTGCGAGCCCTGCGCCGCCTTGAAGCAACTTGAGAGATCCGAGGCAGAAGAGGGCGAGGGATCCTGCGCAGCGGAGGGAGCGGAAGTAAACGGTGCAACCTGCCCGTCCCTGAAGGAGCTCAGGGATACCGAGGAGAAGTACCACAAGGACGAATGA
- a CDS encoding tryptophan--tRNA ligase, with amino-acid sequence MEKDFKVTPWEVTGDIDYDELVVRFGTKRIDDEMLARLSKYGELHPMLKRGIVYSQRDLEWILNEYDKGNKFFLYTGRGPSGHTHLGHLMPWLFTKYLQDTFGSNLYFQMTDDEKYLFNETLHLEDTRKMAYENALDVIALGFDVTKTKIMVDTEVIKTLYPLALKVAKRVTFSTAKAVFGFDNSTNIGSIYYTSMQAAPCFIENELYGKSTPCLIPCGIDQDPHFRVARDVAPLLGYNKPALIHNKMFPGLTGSDKMSSSQPNSTIYTTDSAKAIRKKVGSAFTGGAVSVEEQRKTGGKPEVCSVFKYQYYLFEKDDRAMDDLSEKCRKGEILCGECKMMLADKIVKFLEVHQQKREEARDKIEEFMMKAPC; translated from the coding sequence ATGGAAAAGGATTTCAAGGTCACGCCCTGGGAAGTGACAGGCGACATCGACTACGACGAGCTGGTCGTCCGCTTCGGCACGAAGCGCATAGACGACGAGATGCTGGCACGCCTCTCCAAGTATGGCGAACTGCATCCGATGCTGAAGCGCGGCATCGTCTACTCGCAGCGGGACCTGGAATGGATCCTGAACGAGTACGACAAGGGGAACAAGTTCTTCCTCTACACCGGCAGGGGCCCGTCCGGCCACACCCACCTGGGCCATCTCATGCCCTGGCTGTTCACCAAGTACCTGCAGGACACGTTCGGCTCCAACCTGTACTTCCAGATGACCGACGACGAAAAGTACCTGTTCAACGAGACCCTCCATCTGGAGGACACCAGGAAGATGGCCTACGAGAACGCGCTCGACGTCATCGCCCTCGGATTCGACGTCACCAAGACCAAGATCATGGTGGACACCGAGGTCATCAAGACCCTATACCCGCTGGCATTGAAGGTGGCCAAGCGGGTCACGTTCTCCACCGCCAAGGCGGTCTTCGGCTTCGATAACAGCACCAACATCGGCTCCATCTACTACACCAGCATGCAGGCGGCGCCCTGCTTCATCGAGAACGAGCTGTATGGTAAGAGCACGCCCTGCCTGATCCCCTGTGGCATAGACCAGGACCCGCACTTCCGCGTCGCCCGCGATGTGGCGCCCCTCCTCGGATACAACAAGCCAGCGCTCATCCACAACAAGATGTTCCCCGGGCTTACCGGCAGCGACAAGATGTCCTCTTCCCAGCCGAACTCGACGATCTACACCACGGACAGCGCCAAGGCGATCAGGAAGAAGGTCGGCTCGGCGTTCACCGGTGGTGCGGTATCGGTCGAGGAGCAGCGCAAGACCGGCGGCAAGCCAGAGGTATGCTCCGTTTTCAAATACCAGTACTATCTGTTCGAAAAGGACGACAGGGCCATGGACGACCTGTCGGAGAAATGCCGTAAGGGCGAGATCCTGTGCGGGGAGTGCAAGATGATGCTGGCCGACAAGATAGTCAAGTTCCTCGAGGTGCACCAGCAGAAGCGCGAGGAGGCCAGGGACAAGATCGAAGAATTCATGATGAAGGCACCATGTTGA